GTTTCGTTAATGGACCTAACCAGCCTAAATACAGCTGATACTTCAAACGATATTCAGCAGCTTGTAAATAGTATTAACCCACAATTGGGCACGCCTGCTGCAGTATGCGTTTACAGTAATTTTGTAGATGATGCAAAAATAGCATTGGCTGCGCGTGAGCTTAACCATGTAAAAGTAGCAACGGTTACAAATTTTCCAAGTGGTGATGCGCCACTGAGCGATGTGATAAACGAAACGCTAATAGCTATTGAGCGCGGCGCGGATGAAATAGATTTAGTTATACCCTATAAAGCACTTATTGCCGGTGAGGACTCTAAAGTGCTCGAGTATGTAACTCAAAGTAAAAAAGCTTGTGGTACAAAAGCGCAATTAAAAGTAATTATAGAAAGTGGCGAGCTTAAAACTGCAGAGTTAATCACTAAAGCAACAAACTTAGCGATTCAAGGCGGAGCTGATTTTGTAAAAACCAGCACAGGTAAAGTGGCAATAAATGCAACGCTCGACGCAACAAACATGATGCTCAATGCTATTAAGCAATCGGGCAAGGTTGTTGGTTTTAAAGCCGCCGGCGGTGTTAAAACAGTCGCCGATGCAAAGGAGTATTTAGCATTAACACGTTCAATAATGGGCGATGACTACTTGCAAGCCGCTACATTTAGGTTTGGCGCATCAAGCTTACTTAGTGATGTGTATAAAGTATTAGAAAAATAACCATTAAATTAAGCACTATGCCCTTATACAAGAGAGTAAATGATTGGCATACGAAATAATAATGGAATTAATTAATTAGATTTTCATATGTGGGTATCTTTTAGGCTTGTGTTAATGATTTGCGTAAGTATAATAGGCATCCACTTTGCAGGGGCGTAGTTCCAATTGGTAGAACAGCGGTCTCCAAAACCGACGGTTGGGAGTTCGAATCTCTCCGCCCCTGCCATTTTTACTCATAAATTGAGTAAGTCTGGGGTTAAAAATCGGTTTAAATAAGTCTGTTTTTAAGTTTAGATTTTAATGGATTAACCCTGCCGTTGTGTAGGGTTGTTGTGTCTGTAGTTAAGGTAATAATATTATGAGCACGAATGTAGAAACACCATCAAGTGCGATGGAGTCGGTAAAGTGGTTAGTAGCAATCGCGCTACTTGCAGGCGCAGTTGTTGGTAATCACATGTTTGCAGATCAGTCTGTATTACTACGTGCAATTGGCGTTGTGGTTGCTATAGCAGCAGGTTTAGGTATTGCCTCGCAAACCGCTAAAGGCCGTGACTTTTTAGCATTTGCTAAAGAAGCACGCATCGAAGTACGTAAAGTTGTTTGGCCAACGCGTCAAGAAACTACCCACACGACATTAATCGTAATGGTTGCAACAGTGATTATGGCGCTTATCCTTTGGGGATTAGATGGCATTTTATTCCGCGCTGTAGGCTTTTTAACTGGATTGGAGATCTGATCCCATGTCGGATGAGAACAAAGAAATTAAATTACGCTGGTACGTTGTACAAGCATTCTCTGGTTACGAAAAGCGTGTAGCGCAAACGTTATCAGAGCACATTAAAATTGAAGGTCTTGAAGAGAGCTTTGGTGAAATATTAGTACCAACAGAAGAAGTGGTTGAGATGCGCGCAGGTCAAAAGCGTAAATCTGAGCGTAAATTCTTCCCAGGTTACGTACTAGTACAAATGGACATGAACGATGCAAGCTGGCACTTAGTGAACAGCACTGAACGTGTAATGGGCTTTATTGGCGGTACTTCTGACCGTCCAGCGCCTATTAGTTCTAAAGAAGCAGAACGCATTCTTAACCGCTTACAAGAGAACGCTGAAGCACCTAAACCAGCTACATTATTTGAGCCAGGTGAGGTTGTTCGTGTTACTGATGGTCCATTTGCTGACTTTAGCGGTGTTGTTGAAGAAGTTGACTACGAAAAGAGCCGCGTAAAAGTGTCGGTGCTTATTTTCGGTCGTTCTACACCGGTTGAACTTGAATTTGGTCAAGTTGAACAAGATAAGTAATTGATTAAAAAAGCTTCGCCATTATTTACTTAAATTTTGGCACGAAGCTTGAAAAAGGCCGCTGATTAACTTATAATCAGCGGCCTTTTTGTATTAAGGCAAAAATTTATTTTTGCTAGCAAAAAGTACGAAACCAATTTTTAAACTGGGAAGCCGTTAGAGTACGCGTCCTCGCGCGCACAAGGCTAAGACCCACCAAATGAGGTATTTATAATGGCTAAAAAAGTTGAAGCTTTAATCAAGCTACAAGTTGCCGCTGGTATGGCTAATCCTAGTCCTCCAGTAGGTCCTGCACTAGGTCAACACGGTGTAAACATCATGGAATTCTGTAAAGCGTTTAACGCGCGTACAGAGTCTATCGAAAAAGGCGCTCCAGTTCCTGTAGTGATCTCTGTTTACGGTGACCGTTCATTTACGTTCGATATGAAAACGCCACCTGCTGCTTACTTACTTAAGAAAGCTGCTGGTATCAAATCAGGCTCAGGCCGTCCTAACACTGAAAAAGTAGGCACAGTAACTCGTGCTCAACTTGAAGAGATCGTTGAGACAAAACGAGCTGACCTTACAGCGGCTGATATGGACGCTGCGGTTCGCACTATCGCAGGTTCTGCGCGTGCGATGGGCTTGAACGTAGAGGACTAAGAAATGGCTAAATTAACTAAACGTATGCGTACTATCCGCGAAAAAGTGGAAGTAACTAAAGATTACGAAATCAATGAAGCAGTTGCTCTTTTAAAAGAGTTAGCGACAGCTAAATTCGTAGAAAGTGTTGACGTTGCTGTTAACCTTGGTATTGACGCTCGTAAATCTGACCAGAACGTTCGTGGTGCAACTGTACTACCTAACGGTACTGGCCGTGATGTTCGTGTTGCTGTATTCACTCAAGGCGCTAATGCAGAAGCTGCAAAAGAAGCCGGTGCTGAATTAGTAGGCATGGAAGATCTTGCTGAACTAGTTAAGAAAGGCGAGATGGATTTTGACGTTGTTGTTGCATCACCAGACGCTATGCGTGTTGTTGGTCAACTAGGTCAAATCTTAGGTCCACGTGGTCTTATGCCTAACCCTAAAACTGGTACTGTAACACCTAACGTTGCAGAAGCAGTTAAAAATGCGAAAGCAGGTCAAGTACGTTACCGTAATGACAAAAATGGTATCATCCATACTACTATCGGTAAGGTTGATTTCACTGCTGAGCAACTTCAACAAAACCTTGAAGCTCTAATTGTTGCGCTTAAGAAGGCTAAACCTTCTCAAGCTAAAGGTGTTTACGTTAAGAAAGTAACCATCTCTACAACAATGGGCGCAGGTGTTGCTGTTGACCAAAACACATTAAGCACAACTGTAGCTTAATAAGTGTTTACATGGCGTGAAATTTGTACTATAATTTTGCGCCATTTTGTTGAATAATTTATTGTTTAACAAGTAAAGAATTCGGGTTGAAGTCCATAATTTCGCTAAGCTCTTGAGTGATGCGATAAATTGGGCTTCCGTCCAAGACCGTAGGCGGCTTCGGCCTTAATATTACCTACGTAGACGGTGTGAATCCCCAGATAGATTTTTCCTAATCTCTTCTGGCTCTCGCCGTAAAAAGCATCTCTATCAGTTTGTTGATAGGGAAGAGTAAAACAGGGAAGCCGAGTGTCGGTGACCCATTAAACCAGGAGTAACACCCATGGCTTTAAATCTTCAAGGCAAAAAAGCAATTGTTGCTGAAGTCAACGAAGCAGCCAATGGTGCTCTTTCTGCAGTTGTTGCAGATTCTCGTGGTGTAGCAGTAGGCGCAATTACAGCCCTTCGTAAAGAAGCTCGTGAAGCTGGTGTATGGATGAAAGTTGTTCGTAACACTTTAGCAAAACGTGCTGTTGAAGGTACTGAATTTGAATGCCTATCTGATTCGTTAGTTGGTCCAAGCTTAATCGCTTTCTCATCAGAGCACCCAGGTGCTGCTGCGCGTATCTTCTCAGATTTCGCGAAAAAGAACGAGAAATTCGAAGTTAAAACGGCCGCTTTTGAAGGAAATGTTGTAGATGCAGCAATGCTTGCTACATTACCTACATACGATGAAGCTGTTGCACGCTTAATGAGCGCTATGAAAGAAGCGTCTGCTGGCAAATTGTGTAAAACAATTGAAGCAGTACGTGTACAGAAAGAAGAGCAAGCTGCTTAATTTTAAGCTGTTCAACCTCCCTTTCGGTGTAAAATTTATTTGGACCTAGAGTCCGTTAATTATTAGGAAATTTGTAATGTCTGTAACTAAAGACCAAATCCTTGACGCAATTGCTGAAATGTCAGTAATGGACGTTGTTGCTCTTGTTGAAGCAATGGAAGAAAAATTCGGCGTAACTGCTGCAGCTGCTATGGTAGCAGGTCCTGCTGCTGAAGCTGCTGAAGAGAAAACTGAATTTGACGTAATCCTTACTGGCGCTGGCGCTAACAAGGTTGCGGCAATCAAAGCTGTACGTAGCGCAACTGGCCTAGGCCTTAAAGAAGCGAAAGCGCTTGTTGAAGCTGCTCCTGCACCTATCAAAGAAGGTGTATCTAAAGAAGAAGCTGAAGCACTTCAAAAAGACCTTACTGAAGCTGGTGCTGAAGTTGAGGTTAAGTAATCTAGCTCACGCTAGGTTCGCTGCCTGAGTAATCAGGCAAGGGCTGGTGATTATTTAATCACCGGCCTTTTTGCGCTATAGAGTTATGTATTCCTGTAGCTCAAATAAAATCTAATTTTCTCTTTACTTTCAACGCTTTATAGTTTGCTAGTGTTGTTAAGGCGGAGTTGATTAGAACAACAATTAAATGTTGTAAATCTTGGCATAGATGCCAGTTAAGTCTGTTCTTACAAGAACAGGTCGGGTCAAAGATCAGCAAGCTGAGGAACCCCATGGCTTACTCTTATTCTGAAAAGAAACGTATCCGTAAGGATTTTGGTAAACGTCCACAAGTTTTGGATATACCTTTCTTACTGTCAACACAGTTAGAATCGTTTAAAAAATTCTTAGTCCCAGACGCTGATGGCGATCATGGTTTGGAAGCAGCCTTCCGTTCTGTGTTCCCTATTAAAAGCTACTCGGGAAATTCTGAGCTTCAATACGTAAGTTATCGTATTGGTGAGCCAGTATTCGATGTAAAAGAATGTCAAATTCGCGGTGTGACTTATTCTGCTCCACTTCGCGTGAAACTGCGTCTTGTAGTTATGGACAAAGAAGCTCCAGGCACAGTTAAAGACATTAAAGAGCAAGAAGTTTACATGGGCGAAATTCCGCTCATGACTGATACCGGTACTTTTGTAATCAATGGTACAGAGCGTGTTATCGTTTCTCAGCTACACCGTAGCCCTGGTGTATTCTTTGATAACGACCGCGGTAAAACCCATTCATCGGGTAAAGTATTATATAACGCACGCGTTATTCCTTACCGTGGTTCATGGTTAGACTTCGAATTTGATGCAAAAGATAACTTATATGTACGTATAGACCGTCGTCGTAAATTACCGGCGTCTATTATCTTACGTGCACTTGAGTACTCTAGCGAAGAAATCTTAGATATGTTCTTCGACACCACTGCGTTTGAAGTAACTGACGGTAAAGTTCTTATGGAGCTTGTGCCTTCACGTTTACGTGGTGAAACTGCCGCTTTTGATATCAAAGGCGAAGACGGTGAAGTACTTGTTGAAAGCGGTCGTCGTATTACGGCACGCCACATCAAGAGCATCGAGAAAAAAGGCATTAATCAATTAGAAGTACCACATGAGTACATCATTGGCCGTATTGTAGCTAAAAACTATGTTGATGAATCAACAGGTGAAGTTATTGCAAACGCTAATGACGAGCTATCACTAGAGTTGATGGCTGAATTGGTTAAAGCAGGTCACACTAAAATTGATACGTTATACATCAATGAAGTGGACAGCGGCGCTTACATGTCAAATACATTGAATATTGACTCGTCAAGCAACCGTTTAGAAGCATTAGTAGAAATTTATCGCATGATGCGCCCAGGCGAGCCACCGACGAAAGACGCGGCTGAAGCCTTATTTGAGAACTTATTCTTCTCAGAAGAACGTTATGACTTATCTACTGTAGGTCGTATGAAGTTCAATAGCCGTGTTGGTTATGATACTGACACAGGCCCAGGCACATTAAGCAAAGAAGACATCGTAGCTGTTATGAAAGTATTAATTGCTATTCGTAACGGTCAAGGCGATGTTGATGATATTGACCACTTAGGCAACCGTCGTATCCGTAGTGTTGGCGAAATGGCTGAGAACCAATTCCGTGTTGGTCTAGTACGTGTAGAACGTGCTGTACGTGAGCGTTTAAGCTTAGGTGACCTTGACGCGATCATGCCACAAGACCTTATTAACGCTAAGCCTATTTCGGCAGCAGTTAAAGAGTTCTTCGGCTCGTCTCAGTTATCACAGTTTATGGACCAAAATAACCCGCTATCAGAAGTAACGCACAAACGTCGTATTTCTGCATTAGGCCCGGGTGGTCTTACGCGTGAGCGCGCTGGCTTTGAAGTACGTGACGTTCACGTAACTCACTATGGTCGCGTATGTCCAATCGAGACGCCTGAGGGTCCAAACATCGGTCTAATTAACTCGTTATCTACGTACGCACGTACAAATGATTACGGTTTCTTAGAAACACCTTACCGTAAAGTGGTAGACGGTGTTGTAACTGATGAAGTTGATTATTTATCAGCCATTGAAGAAGGTCAGTTTGTTATCGCACAGGCGAACTCAAACTTAACTGAAACCAATGAATTTGTTGATGAACTTATTCCGTGTCGTCACAAAGGTGAATCAACCTTTATGGGTCGCATGGATCAGCAATATATGGATGTATCACCACAACAGGTGATCTCTGTAGCGGCAGCACTTATCCCGTTCTTAGAACACGATGATGCTAACCGTGCATTGATGGGTTCAAACATGCAACGTCAAGCAGTACCAACATTGAAAGCGGATAAGCCGTTAGTAGGTACAGGTATTGAGTTAACACTAGCGAAAGACTCTGGTGTAACTATTGTTGCTAAACGTGGTGGTGAAGTAATGTACGCCGATGCAAGTCGCATCGTTGTAAACGTACATGACGATGAGCGTATTCCTGGTGAAGCGGGCATCGACATTTACAACCTTACTAAATACACACGTTCTAACCAAAATACATGTATTAACCAAAAACCAACGTGCATGGTTGGTGAACCGGTTACTCGTGGCGACGTGTTAGCAGATGGTCCTTCGACTGACTTAGGTGACTTAGCCCTTGGTCAAAACCTTCGCGTGGCATTCATGCCATGGAACGGTTATAACTTCGAGGATTCAATCTTACTATCAGAGCGCGTAGTTGAAGAAGATCGTCTAACGACTATCCACATTCAAGAACTACAGTGTGTTGCCCGTGATACTAAATTAGGTCCTGAAGAGATCACTGCAGATATCCCGAATGTGGGTGAGTCTGCGCTAGGCAAGCTTGATGAATCAGGCGTTGTTTATATCGGTGCTGAAGTTAAAGGCGGCGATATCCTAGTAGGTAAAGTGACTCCGAAAGGCGAGACGCAATTAACACCTGAAGAGAAGCTACTGCGTGCTATCTTCGGTGAAAAAGCGTCTGACGTTAAAGACAGCTCTTTACGTGTACCAAACTCTGTAACTGGTACTGTAATTGACGTACAAGTTTTCACCCGTGATGGTGTTGAAAAAGATAAGCGTGCGTTAGAAGTTGAAGATATGCAGCTTCGCGAAGCGAAGAAAGACTTCAACGAAGAGTTCCGTATTCTAGAAGCTGGTGTACTAGACCGTGCTCGCAAGTTACTTGCAGCAGCAGGCTTCGACGAAAACAACTTAGCGTCACTAAATGCTGAAAAGCTACTTACTCAAAGCCTTGCAGAAGAAGACAAGCAAGCTGAACTTGAGCAACTAGCTGCACAGTACGATGAGCTTAAAGCTGAATACGATAAGAAGTTTGAAAACAAACGTCGTAAAATTACTCAAGGTGATGACTTAGCACCAGGCGTACTTAAGATTGTTAAAGTATACCTAGCTGTTAAACGTCGTATCCAACCGGGTGATAAAATGGCGGGTCGTCACGGTAACAAAGGTGTTATCTCGACTATCGTACCAGTAGAAGATATGCCATACGATGATAAAGGTCGTACGGTAGATATCGTACTAAACCCACTAGGTGTACCATCACGTATGAACATCGGTCAGATCCTTGAAACACATATGGGTCTAGCTGCACGTGGTATTGGTGAGCGCTTAGAGGAAATGATGAAGGAACAACGTGAGCTGCATGAGCTACGTGAATTCATCAAGCAAGCTTACGAAATCGGTGAATCTCGTCAAGAAGTAGATATTGCTAGCTTCTCTGATGATGAAATTCGTCGTCTGGCTGAAAACTTAAAAGGTGGTTTACCAATCGCAACTCCGGCATTTGATGGCGCGAAAGAAGACGAAATCAAAGACATGCTAGAGCTTGGTGGCTACCCAAGAAGTGGTCAGGTTACACTCTATGATGGCCGTACTGGCGATCAGTTTGAACGTCAAGTAACTGTTGGTTACATGTACATGCTTAAACTTAACCACTTGGTTGACGATAAGATGCACGCGCGTTCAACTGGTTCTTACAGCCTTGTTACTCAGCAGCCGCTGGGTGGTAAAGCACAGTTCGGTGGCCAGCGTTTTGGTGAGATGGAAGTATGGGCACTTGAAGCTTACGGTGCTGCTTACACGCTACAAGAAATGCTAACAGTGAAATCGGATGACGTGAACGGTCGTACTAAGATGTATAAAAACATCGTTGATGGTAACCATAAGATGGAACCAGGTATGCCAGAATCGTTCAACGTATTGTTGAAAGAAATCCGCTCATTGGGTATCAACATCGAGTTGGAAGAAAATTAAGCCAATTAGATGCTGCAGTTAATCCTGCAGCATCTGTTACGGCTGAATAGAATGTAGGGGCGAGGTTATCCGCCCTCAAGATTAACTCCGACAGGAGAGCTAAGGTGAAAGACTTACTTAAGTTTCTGAAGCAACAAAATAAGACCGAAGAATTCGATGCAATTCGCATTGGTCTTGCTTCACCAGACATGGTTCGTTCATGGTCATACGGTGAAGTAAAGAAACCTGAGACTATTAACTACCGTACTTTCAAGCCTGAGCGCGATGGCTTATTCTGTGCCCGTATTTTCGGCCCAGTGAAAGATTATGAGTGTTTATGTGGTAAATATAAACGCCTTAAACACCGTGGTGTGATCTGTGAGAAGTGTGGCGTTGAAGTTACACTTACAAAAGTGCGTCGTGATCGTATGGGTCATATCGACCTTGCGAGCCCAGTAGCACATATATGGTTTTTAAAATCATTACCGTCTCGTATTGGCTTAATGCTTGATATGACACTTCGTGATATTGAACGTGTTCTTTACTTCGAGTCATTCGTAGTAACTGAGCCTGGTATGACAACGCTTGAGCGTGGTCAATTATTAGGTGAAGAAGAATACCTAGATGCACTTGAAGAGCACGGTGATGAGTTTGAAGCGAAGATGGGTGCAGAAGCAGTATTAGACTTGCTTCGTGAACTTGATCTTGGCCAACTAATTGCAGAAATGCGTGAAGAGTTACCAACAATTAACTCTGAAACTAAGCGTAAGAAGATCACTAAGCGTCTTAAGTTAATGGAATCGTTCCACCAATCAGGTAATAACCCTGAGTGGATGATCATGACAGTACTTCCAGTATTGCCACCTGATCTACGTCCATTAGTACCACTAGACGGTGGTCGTTTTGCGACATCTGATCTAAATGACCTTTACCGTCGTGTTATTAACCGTAATAACCGTCTTAAACGTCTATTAGATTTAGCTGCACCAGATATTATCGTACGCAACGAAAAACGTATGTTACAAGAAGCGGTAGATGCGCTACTTGATAACGGTCGTCGTGGTCGTGCAATTACAGGTTCTAACAAGCGTCCGCTTAAATCTCTTGCTGATATGATCAAGGGTAAGCAAGGTCGTTTCCGTCAGAACTTACTTGGTAAGCGTGTAGATTACTCTGGCCGTTCTGTAATCACGGTTGGTCCTACACTTAAGCTTCACCAATGTGGTCTTCCTAAGAAGATGGCACTTGAGCTATTCAAACCATTTATTTATGGCAAATTAGAACGTCGCGGCATGGCTACGACAATCAAAGCTGCTAAGAAAATGGTAGAGCGCGAAGTAGCGGAAGTATGGGATGTACTAGACGAAGTAATTCGTGAACACCCAGTATTACTTAACCGTGCACCTACACTTCACCGTTTAGGTATCCAAGCGTTCGAACCTGTACTAATTGAAGGTAAAGCAATCCATTTACACCCATTAGTATGTGCGGCTTACAACGCCGACTTCGATGGTGACCAAATGGCGGTACACGTACCGTTAACGCTTGAAGCTCAGTTAGAAGCTCGTGCACTAATGATGTCTACTAACAACATTCTATCTCCAGCGAATGGTGAGCCAATCATCGTTCCTTCACAGGATGTTGTATTAGGTCTTTACTACATGACGCGCGATCGCATTAATGCGAAAGGCGAAGGCATTGTATTTAAAGATCCTAAAGAAGCAGAAAAAGCATACCGTAGTGGTAACGCAGAACTTCACGCGCGCGTTAAAGTGCGTATTAGTCAGTCAATCACTAACGAAGCAGGTGTTGTTGAAGACACTGTAACGCTTATCGACACAACTGTTGGTCGTGCAATTCTGTCTTTAATTTTACCTAAAGGCATGCCGTTTGAGTCAATCAACCAAGCATTAGGTAAAAAGCAGATTTCTGGCTTATTAAACGAGTGTTACCGTCGTCTAGGTCTTAAAGACACAGTTGTGTTTGCTGACCAAGTTATGTACACCGGTTTCCACTACGCAATGAAGTCAGGTGTTTCAATTGGTATCGATGACTTAGTTATCCCACCAGTTAAAGCATCAATCATTGAATCAGCGGAAGCTGAAGTAACTGAAATCAACCAACAATTCCAATCAGGTCTTGTAACGGCTGGTGAAAAGTACAATAAAGTTATCGATATCTGGTCACGTGTAAATGAAAACTTATCACGTGAAATGATGGCCAACTTGTCAAAAGACACGGTTATCAATGCTAAAGGTGAAGAAGAAGAGCAACCGTCATTTAACTCAGTGTTTATGATGGCCGACTCAGGTGCTCGTGGTAGTGCCGCTCAGATCCGTCAGCTAGCAGGTATGCGTGGTCTAATGGCACGTCCAGATGGTTCAATCATCGAGACGCCAATCACGGCTAACTTCCGTGAAGGTCTAAACGTACTACAGTACTTCATCTCAACGCACGGTGCGCGTAAAGGTCTTGCCGATACAGCACTTAAAACAGCTAACTCAGGTTACCTAACGCGTCGTCTAGTAGACGTTGCACAAGATTTGGTAATCAACGAAGACGACTGTGGCACAGAAGATGGCTTAACAATGAAACCGCTTATTGAAGGTGGTGACGTTGTAGAAGCGCTTCGTGAACGTGTACTAGGTCGTGTTGTCGCTGAGCCTGTGCTTATTCCTAATACAGACACTGTATTAGTAGAGCGTAACGTTATGCTTGATGAAAAACTGTGTGACCTTTTAGAAGAGCACTCAGTAGATGAAGTTCGCGTACGTTCTGTTATCACCTGTGATAACGACTTTGGTGTATGTGCTAAGTGTTATGGTCGTGACCTTGCACGTGGTCATATCATCAACGCAGGTGAATCAGTAGGTGTTATCGCGGCACAATCAATCGGTGAGCCGGGTACACAGCTTACGATGCGTACATTCCACATCGGTGGTGCGGCATCAAGAGCATCAGCTGAAAACAATGTACAAGTTAAAACTGACGGTACGTTAAAACTA
The genomic region above belongs to Pseudoalteromonas sp. MM1 and contains:
- the rplK gene encoding 50S ribosomal protein L11; amino-acid sequence: MAKKVEALIKLQVAAGMANPSPPVGPALGQHGVNIMEFCKAFNARTESIEKGAPVPVVISVYGDRSFTFDMKTPPAAYLLKKAAGIKSGSGRPNTEKVGTVTRAQLEEIVETKRADLTAADMDAAVRTIAGSARAMGLNVED
- the deoC gene encoding deoxyribose-phosphate aldolase, with the translated sequence MTVQHNDAHLAVSLMDLTSLNTADTSNDIQQLVNSINPQLGTPAAVCVYSNFVDDAKIALAARELNHVKVATVTNFPSGDAPLSDVINETLIAIERGADEIDLVIPYKALIAGEDSKVLEYVTQSKKACGTKAQLKVIIESGELKTAELITKATNLAIQGGADFVKTSTGKVAINATLDATNMMLNAIKQSGKVVGFKAAGGVKTVADAKEYLALTRSIMGDDYLQAATFRFGASSLLSDVYKVLEK
- the rplA gene encoding 50S ribosomal protein L1 is translated as MAKLTKRMRTIREKVEVTKDYEINEAVALLKELATAKFVESVDVAVNLGIDARKSDQNVRGATVLPNGTGRDVRVAVFTQGANAEAAKEAGAELVGMEDLAELVKKGEMDFDVVVASPDAMRVVGQLGQILGPRGLMPNPKTGTVTPNVAEAVKNAKAGQVRYRNDKNGIIHTTIGKVDFTAEQLQQNLEALIVALKKAKPSQAKGVYVKKVTISTTMGAGVAVDQNTLSTTVA
- the secE gene encoding preprotein translocase subunit SecE, whose translation is MSTNVETPSSAMESVKWLVAIALLAGAVVGNHMFADQSVLLRAIGVVVAIAAGLGIASQTAKGRDFLAFAKEARIEVRKVVWPTRQETTHTTLIVMVATVIMALILWGLDGILFRAVGFLTGLEI
- the nusG gene encoding transcription termination/antitermination protein NusG, yielding MSDENKEIKLRWYVVQAFSGYEKRVAQTLSEHIKIEGLEESFGEILVPTEEVVEMRAGQKRKSERKFFPGYVLVQMDMNDASWHLVNSTERVMGFIGGTSDRPAPISSKEAERILNRLQENAEAPKPATLFEPGEVVRVTDGPFADFSGVVEEVDYEKSRVKVSVLIFGRSTPVELEFGQVEQDK
- the rpoB gene encoding DNA-directed RNA polymerase subunit beta; the protein is MAYSYSEKKRIRKDFGKRPQVLDIPFLLSTQLESFKKFLVPDADGDHGLEAAFRSVFPIKSYSGNSELQYVSYRIGEPVFDVKECQIRGVTYSAPLRVKLRLVVMDKEAPGTVKDIKEQEVYMGEIPLMTDTGTFVINGTERVIVSQLHRSPGVFFDNDRGKTHSSGKVLYNARVIPYRGSWLDFEFDAKDNLYVRIDRRRKLPASIILRALEYSSEEILDMFFDTTAFEVTDGKVLMELVPSRLRGETAAFDIKGEDGEVLVESGRRITARHIKSIEKKGINQLEVPHEYIIGRIVAKNYVDESTGEVIANANDELSLELMAELVKAGHTKIDTLYINEVDSGAYMSNTLNIDSSSNRLEALVEIYRMMRPGEPPTKDAAEALFENLFFSEERYDLSTVGRMKFNSRVGYDTDTGPGTLSKEDIVAVMKVLIAIRNGQGDVDDIDHLGNRRIRSVGEMAENQFRVGLVRVERAVRERLSLGDLDAIMPQDLINAKPISAAVKEFFGSSQLSQFMDQNNPLSEVTHKRRISALGPGGLTRERAGFEVRDVHVTHYGRVCPIETPEGPNIGLINSLSTYARTNDYGFLETPYRKVVDGVVTDEVDYLSAIEEGQFVIAQANSNLTETNEFVDELIPCRHKGESTFMGRMDQQYMDVSPQQVISVAAALIPFLEHDDANRALMGSNMQRQAVPTLKADKPLVGTGIELTLAKDSGVTIVAKRGGEVMYADASRIVVNVHDDERIPGEAGIDIYNLTKYTRSNQNTCINQKPTCMVGEPVTRGDVLADGPSTDLGDLALGQNLRVAFMPWNGYNFEDSILLSERVVEEDRLTTIHIQELQCVARDTKLGPEEITADIPNVGESALGKLDESGVVYIGAEVKGGDILVGKVTPKGETQLTPEEKLLRAIFGEKASDVKDSSLRVPNSVTGTVIDVQVFTRDGVEKDKRALEVEDMQLREAKKDFNEEFRILEAGVLDRARKLLAAAGFDENNLASLNAEKLLTQSLAEEDKQAELEQLAAQYDELKAEYDKKFENKRRKITQGDDLAPGVLKIVKVYLAVKRRIQPGDKMAGRHGNKGVISTIVPVEDMPYDDKGRTVDIVLNPLGVPSRMNIGQILETHMGLAARGIGERLEEMMKEQRELHELREFIKQAYEIGESRQEVDIASFSDDEIRRLAENLKGGLPIATPAFDGAKEDEIKDMLELGGYPRSGQVTLYDGRTGDQFERQVTVGYMYMLKLNHLVDDKMHARSTGSYSLVTQQPLGGKAQFGGQRFGEMEVWALEAYGAAYTLQEMLTVKSDDVNGRTKMYKNIVDGNHKMEPGMPESFNVLLKEIRSLGINIELEEN
- the rplJ gene encoding 50S ribosomal protein L10 is translated as MALNLQGKKAIVAEVNEAANGALSAVVADSRGVAVGAITALRKEAREAGVWMKVVRNTLAKRAVEGTEFECLSDSLVGPSLIAFSSEHPGAAARIFSDFAKKNEKFEVKTAAFEGNVVDAAMLATLPTYDEAVARLMSAMKEASAGKLCKTIEAVRVQKEEQAA
- the rplL gene encoding 50S ribosomal protein L7/L12; this encodes MSVTKDQILDAIAEMSVMDVVALVEAMEEKFGVTAAAAMVAGPAAEAAEEKTEFDVILTGAGANKVAAIKAVRSATGLGLKEAKALVEAAPAPIKEGVSKEEAEALQKDLTEAGAEVEVK